The DNA sequence CTTCAGACCGCGGCGCGCGCGGCGGCCTCGACCTTGTCCTTGATCAGCAGCATCTGGACCGGGGTGTTGGTGTTGAGCCGGTCCTGCATCGCCCCGTCGCCGACCGGCGCCTGCGGCTTCATCTCGAAGTCCTGCACCCAGCGCATCCGGGTGCCTCCGGGGACCGCGAAGTACTCCCAGTAGATCCACATGTACTTGAACGGGCCGGTCTCGACGCGCTGCGAGCGCACGGTGTGCGTGGCCTCGTCCGGCGTCCGCGCCGACACCCAGCTCCAGACCTTGCCGTTCTCGTCCGGGTGCAGCGCGAGGCGGAACCGGATCGTGCCGTCCTTTTCGGACAGTACGGTCGCCTCGGAGTACTCGCTGAACAACGTCGTCCACGTCGGGATGTCGTTGGTCATCGCCCAGACGAGCTCGAGCGGCGCGTCGATGACGATCTCGTTGTCGGTGTGCCCGGCCATGTCAGACGGCCGCCTTCGAGAGCAGGTCGTTGACGAACGCGACGGCGTCGCCGGGCGTGGTCGTCTCCGAGACGGCGTCGTCCGGCAGGCTCACGCCGTAGCGGCGCTCGACCTGGCTGCGCAGCTCGAGCATGGCCAGGGAGTCGTAACCGAGGTCCGCGAACTCGACGCCGGCGATGTCACCGTCCAGCTCGACGCC is a window from the Amycolatopsis sp. NBC_00355 genome containing:
- a CDS encoding SRPBCC family protein, whose product is MAGHTDNEIVIDAPLELVWAMTNDIPTWTTLFSEYSEATVLSEKDGTIRFRLALHPDENGKVWSWVSARTPDEATHTVRSQRVETGPFKYMWIYWEYFAVPGGTRMRWVQDFEMKPQAPVGDGAMQDRLNTNTPVQMLLIKDKVEAAARAAV
- a CDS encoding acyl carrier protein; the protein is MSEFTLLELKEIMTTSAGVDEGVELDGDIAGVEFADLGYDSLAMLELRSQVERRYGVSLPDDAVSETTTPGDAVAFVNDLLSKAAV